The Selenomonas sp. AB3002 genome contains a region encoding:
- the ylqF gene encoding ribosome biogenesis GTPase YlqF, with protein sequence MEEKEREGLPNLQWFPGHMKKAQRLIEENLKLVDVAIELLDARIPYSSANPMLAEIIKDKPRLVALNKSDLADPEQTRAWVAYFKSQGIAAVSIDSLNGKGMKQLVKLAEDLARPKTEKLVSKGGKARAARCMILGIPNVGKSSLINRLAGSAKAKAADKPGVTRAKQWIKLGSNLDLLDMPGILWPKFEDMTVGLKLAFTGAINDDIYDREKVTALLLETLRRDHPERLTERFKFKGELPATGLELLEAVGRKRGCLVKGGVVDLEKAVNIVLTEFRSGKLGAVTLDEVPAEEKAEAAEGSEKKLD encoded by the coding sequence ATGGAAGAAAAAGAAAGAGAAGGCCTGCCGAACCTGCAGTGGTTCCCGGGGCACATGAAGAAAGCCCAGCGGCTCATTGAAGAAAATCTCAAGCTGGTGGATGTGGCCATCGAGCTGCTTGATGCCCGCATTCCCTACAGCAGCGCTAATCCCATGCTGGCAGAGATCATCAAGGACAAGCCAAGGCTGGTGGCGCTGAACAAGTCAGATCTGGCTGACCCGGAGCAGACCCGCGCCTGGGTGGCTTATTTCAAGAGCCAGGGCATAGCGGCTGTTTCCATCGATTCCCTGAACGGCAAGGGCATGAAGCAGCTGGTGAAACTGGCAGAGGATCTGGCTCGTCCCAAGACTGAGAAACTGGTGAGCAAGGGGGGCAAGGCCAGGGCTGCCCGCTGTATGATCCTGGGCATTCCCAACGTGGGCAAGTCTTCCCTCATCAATCGGCTGGCAGGCTCCGCCAAGGCCAAGGCTGCCGACAAGCCAGGTGTCACCCGGGCCAAGCAGTGGATCAAGCTGGGCAGCAATCTGGATCTTTTGGATATGCCTGGCATTCTCTGGCCCAAGTTCGAGGATATGACCGTAGGGCTGAAGCTGGCCTTCACGGGAGCCATCAACGACGATATTTACGACAGGGAAAAGGTCACGGCCCTGCTTCTGGAGACCCTGCGTCGTGACCACCCTGAGAGGCTGACAGAGCGCTTCAAGTTCAAGGGTGAGCTGCCGGCAACGGGGCTGGAGCTTTTGGAAGCTGTTGGCAGGAAGCGCGGCTGCCTGGTCAAGGGCGGTGTGGTGGATCTGGAAAAGGCTGTCAATATCGTGCTGACGGAGTTCCGCTCCGGCAAGCTGGGGGCTGTGACCCTGGACGAAGTTCCCGCGGAAGAAAAAGCAGAGGCAGCTGAGGGGAGCGAAAAAAAACTTGATTGA
- a CDS encoding HAMP domain-containing sensor histidine kinase has product MMFVLPLGIILLAGGMLYLLYQDEYLDRMGNRESDKLAAHRVERQFREMVSELPAEGSRQELREGIIAIAPQVEEEGYHLMVLDRQRVPVFSNCTELDEHLLGEETTPALFVGESSVYIFRSSNIVKYMFTYSGDDYHAIAILSRDLGGIEEDLNNITYIYRIRLILAGVLVFLLADFLLAYQLSRKLQNHLLALQEAAKEVKKGNLDISLPRHKELEEEVAQVYEAFEEMCGRLARSRAERLQYEESRRNMLAGISHDLRTPLTVISGYVQALLDGVATTKEQERRYLEKIHHRTDSMVQLVERLFLCSRLEMGEYPFNFVQTDFAHWLARAAEKLQKELGEEGEVRLSLPEGECPLLMDGTELYRVLQNLMGNARKYGGRPLVFSLALERQGDKLRLTARDNGKGVAEENLERIFKVLFREEEARTDSAVKGSGLGLSIVRWIVEAHGGKAWAENRGGLAIVMDFPVKTRKESEKIG; this is encoded by the coding sequence ATGATGTTCGTGCTGCCCTTGGGCATTATCCTGCTGGCCGGGGGAATGTTGTACCTTTTGTACCAAGACGAGTATCTGGATCGTATGGGCAACAGGGAATCAGATAAGCTGGCAGCCCATCGGGTGGAGAGGCAGTTCAGGGAAATGGTGTCGGAACTGCCGGCGGAAGGTTCCAGACAGGAACTGCGGGAAGGCATCATAGCCATTGCTCCCCAGGTGGAGGAGGAAGGCTACCACCTGATGGTGCTGGACAGGCAGAGGGTGCCTGTCTTTTCCAACTGTACGGAACTGGATGAGCATCTGCTGGGGGAGGAGACCACTCCGGCTCTCTTTGTGGGGGAGTCCAGTGTCTACATTTTCCGTTCCAGCAATATCGTGAAATATATGTTTACCTATTCAGGCGATGACTACCATGCCATCGCCATTTTGTCGCGGGATTTAGGCGGCATCGAGGAGGATCTTAACAACATCACCTATATCTACCGCATACGGCTGATCCTGGCGGGAGTGCTGGTGTTCCTGCTGGCGGATTTCCTGCTGGCTTACCAGCTGTCCAGGAAACTGCAGAATCATCTGCTGGCCCTGCAGGAGGCGGCCAAAGAGGTGAAGAAGGGCAATCTGGACATTTCCCTGCCCCGCCACAAGGAATTGGAGGAGGAAGTGGCCCAGGTCTACGAGGCCTTTGAGGAAATGTGCGGCAGGCTGGCCCGTTCCCGGGCGGAGCGGTTGCAGTATGAGGAAAGCCGGCGCAATATGCTGGCGGGGATTTCCCATGACCTGCGGACACCCCTGACGGTGATCAGCGGCTATGTCCAGGCCCTGCTGGACGGCGTAGCAACAACTAAGGAGCAGGAGCGGCGTTATCTGGAAAAGATCCATCACCGCACGGATTCCATGGTACAATTGGTGGAAAGGCTGTTCCTTTGCAGCCGCCTGGAAATGGGGGAGTATCCCTTTAATTTCGTGCAGACGGATTTTGCTCACTGGCTGGCAAGAGCGGCGGAGAAATTGCAGAAGGAATTGGGAGAAGAGGGGGAAGTAAGGCTGTCCCTGCCGGAGGGGGAGTGCCCTCTTCTGATGGATGGCACGGAGCTTTACCGGGTGCTGCAGAATCTTATGGGCAACGCCAGAAAATACGGCGGCAGGCCGCTGGTGTTCTCATTGGCCCTTGAGAGGCAGGGGGATAAGCTGCGCCTTACTGCCCGGGATAATGGCAAGGGTGTGGCGGAGGAAAACCTGGAGCGTATCTTCAAGGTGCTTTTCCGTGAGGAAGAGGCCCGCACCGACAGCGCCGTGAAGGGCAGCGGCCTGGGCCTCTCCATAGTCCGCTGGATAGTGGAAGCCCACGGCGGCAAGGCCTGGGCAGAGAATCGGGGAGGGCTGGCTATCGTGATGGATTTCCCTGTGAAAACGCGCAAGGAGAGTGAAAAAATTGGCTGA
- a CDS encoding response regulator transcription factor, protein MAEKKRALIAEDDEDIAELEASYLLLGGIEADIEGHGTKALARALEGGYDILILDVMLPGTTGMEICRQVREKQEIPILMVTACKEDVDKIRGLGMGADDYIVKPFSPNELLARVKAHLARYERLKGFSKREAEVQQELAHGNLRLLPKEMRAFLDGREISLPPREFQLLEYFLEHPHQVFSREELFEAVWGQSAQGDIATVTVHIKRLREKIEENVQEPRHIETVWGKGYRLRSLSAL, encoded by the coding sequence TTGGCTGAGAAGAAACGTGCGCTGATTGCCGAAGATGATGAGGACATAGCAGAACTGGAGGCCAGTTATCTCTTGCTGGGGGGCATAGAGGCAGATATAGAGGGTCATGGCACGAAAGCCTTGGCAAGGGCGCTGGAGGGCGGCTACGACATTCTGATTTTGGATGTGATGCTGCCGGGTACTACTGGCATGGAAATCTGCAGGCAGGTCAGGGAGAAGCAGGAAATCCCCATTCTGATGGTAACTGCCTGCAAGGAGGATGTGGACAAGATTCGCGGCCTGGGCATGGGGGCGGATGACTACATCGTGAAACCTTTCAGCCCCAATGAATTATTGGCACGTGTGAAAGCTCATCTGGCACGTTATGAAAGATTGAAGGGGTTCAGCAAGAGAGAAGCAGAGGTGCAGCAGGAACTGGCCCATGGCAATTTGAGGTTATTGCCCAAGGAAATGAGGGCCTTCCTGGATGGCAGGGAAATATCCCTGCCACCCCGGGAATTCCAGCTGCTGGAGTATTTCCTGGAACACCCCCATCAGGTTTTTTCCCGGGAGGAACTCTTTGAGGCCGTCTGGGGCCAGTCTGCCCAAGGGGACATTGCCACGGTGACGGTACATATCAAGCGCCTGCGGGAGAAGATAGAGGAAAATGTGCAGGAACCCCGGCACATAGAGACAGTATGGGGTAAAGGTTATAGACTGCGTTCGTTATCTGCGTTATAA
- the fba gene encoding class II fructose-1,6-bisphosphate aldolase — MPLVGTKEMFKKAYEGGYAIGAFNVNNMEIVQGITEAAAELNSPVILQASAGARKYAKGPYLRHLVEAALEVNDIPIALHLDHGADFETCKACIDDGFTSVMFDGSHYDFKENIKRTQEVVAYAHEHGVCVEAELGKLAGIEDDVKVAAHDAAYTQPEEVEEFVKETGVDSLAIAIGTSHGAFKFKPEQCTRNAEGVLVPPELRFDILAEIEKKIPEFPIVLHGASSVIPKYVQIINANGGKLDDAIGIPEDQLRKAAKSAVCKINIDSDLRLALTAGIREHFMAHPEHFDPRQYVADGRSYIKELVEHKIKDVLGSEGRAKEILELINK; from the coding sequence ATGCCATTAGTTGGAACTAAAGAAATGTTCAAGAAGGCTTACGAGGGCGGCTACGCTATCGGCGCTTTCAACGTGAACAACATGGAAATCGTGCAGGGCATCACCGAGGCAGCTGCTGAGCTGAACTCTCCTGTTATCCTGCAGGCATCCGCTGGTGCACGCAAGTATGCAAAAGGCCCGTATCTCCGTCACCTTGTTGAGGCTGCTTTGGAAGTCAACGATATTCCTATCGCTCTGCACCTCGACCATGGCGCTGATTTCGAGACCTGCAAAGCCTGCATCGATGATGGCTTTACGTCCGTAATGTTCGATGGTTCTCACTATGATTTCAAAGAGAACATCAAGCGCACTCAGGAAGTTGTTGCTTACGCACATGAGCATGGTGTTTGCGTTGAAGCTGAGCTCGGCAAGCTGGCCGGCATCGAAGATGATGTCAAGGTTGCCGCTCACGACGCAGCTTACACTCAGCCGGAAGAGGTTGAGGAGTTCGTTAAAGAGACTGGCGTAGACTCCCTGGCTATCGCTATCGGCACTTCCCATGGTGCTTTCAAGTTCAAGCCTGAGCAGTGCACCCGCAACGCAGAAGGCGTTCTCGTACCGCCTGAGCTGCGTTTCGACATCCTGGCTGAAATCGAGAAGAAGATTCCTGAGTTCCCGATCGTTCTCCACGGTGCTTCTTCCGTTATTCCGAAGTATGTTCAGATCATCAACGCTAACGGCGGCAAGCTGGACGATGCTATCGGCATTCCTGAGGATCAGCTCCGCAAGGCAGCTAAGTCCGCAGTCTGCAAGATCAACATCGACTCCGACCTGCGTCTGGCTCTCACCGCTGGTATCCGTGAGCACTTCATGGCTCATCCGGAGCACTTCGATCCGCGTCAGTATGTTGCTGACGGCCGTTCCTACATCAAGGAGCTCGTCGAGCACAAGATCAAGGACGTTCTCGGTTCCGAAGGCCGCGCTAAGGAGATCCTGGAGCTTATCAACAAATAA
- a CDS encoding IS1634 family transposase has protein sequence MFVELCKNNGIPYLRLMQSCRVEDSQGRKVSRKKTVMNIGPLSRFDDGKPDFVQRLKDSYKNGIPIIDSLLPYVDSPLPQKHVVTYVEGEAACIGAPKLVAQFLLDRLFGQLGLDKLCATLKHSLGLTYDLAGFIRLLIFGRILQPASKWETAQQNEQYFAPLADVSYPYHIYDALDVLAEHKEQFIRRMHSSICKSVGRSTAHIYYDVTNFFFEIEDPDPDERVNGDTQKGLRQKGVSKENRREPIVQMGLFLDDNGIPITIESFPGNTLDQATLRPALKKSMGRLETERFVLVADRGMHSFYNLCHLVRDGQGYIVSKSIRKTPKAERHWILEQEGYTSKGSSFRLKSRILTRRVKDEDGNTVELKEKVVVYWSERFYKREYHEHKRFLDFLEKLRNNPSTFRVTATQSRQLKKYFKKEFVHKETGEMIESGKLLGMLDEEKLEELTAYMGYYQIVTSETDMADEDVVEAYHGLTQIEDQFREMKGTLATRPIYVSTREHIQAHLLVCMMALTMLRLIQKKVLSATPGGNADSLWSYGLSGRRVQSALQKWQIDKLPGDLYRFNNTMDDDLKKILSAFSLDIVPKLYTRGDLRKMKADMDL, from the coding sequence ATGTTTGTCGAGCTGTGCAAGAACAATGGCATCCCTTACCTCCGTCTGATGCAAAGCTGCCGGGTTGAAGACAGCCAGGGGCGCAAGGTCTCCCGCAAGAAGACCGTCATGAACATTGGCCCCTTGTCCCGCTTCGATGACGGCAAGCCGGATTTCGTGCAGCGTCTGAAGGATTCATACAAGAACGGAATCCCCATCATTGATTCTCTGCTTCCTTATGTCGATTCCCCACTGCCGCAAAAGCATGTCGTAACTTACGTCGAAGGAGAGGCTGCCTGTATAGGCGCGCCAAAACTCGTTGCCCAGTTTCTGCTTGACCGACTGTTTGGGCAGCTGGGGCTGGACAAGCTTTGTGCAACTTTGAAGCACTCATTGGGACTTACATATGACCTGGCCGGATTCATACGCCTGCTCATTTTCGGGCGCATACTGCAGCCTGCTTCCAAGTGGGAAACCGCACAGCAGAACGAGCAGTATTTTGCCCCGTTGGCAGATGTTTCCTATCCCTACCATATCTACGATGCACTGGATGTGCTGGCGGAGCACAAGGAACAGTTCATCCGCCGGATGCATTCTTCCATCTGCAAATCCGTAGGACGTTCCACGGCGCATATTTACTATGATGTCACGAACTTCTTCTTTGAGATAGAAGATCCAGATCCTGATGAGCGCGTAAACGGTGATACGCAAAAAGGCCTGCGGCAGAAAGGCGTTTCCAAGGAGAATCGCAGAGAGCCAATCGTGCAGATGGGGCTTTTCCTTGATGACAACGGCATCCCCATAACCATTGAGTCATTCCCCGGCAATACCCTTGACCAGGCTACGCTGCGTCCTGCCCTGAAGAAAAGCATGGGGAGACTTGAGACGGAACGTTTTGTTCTGGTGGCTGACCGAGGCATGCATTCTTTCTACAACCTCTGTCATCTTGTCAGGGATGGACAGGGCTACATAGTAAGCAAGAGCATACGCAAGACCCCGAAGGCTGAGAGACATTGGATTCTGGAGCAGGAAGGCTATACATCCAAGGGCAGTTCCTTCCGTCTGAAATCACGTATTCTGACCCGCAGGGTAAAGGATGAGGACGGCAATACCGTGGAACTCAAAGAGAAAGTTGTTGTCTACTGGAGCGAACGCTTCTACAAGCGCGAGTACCACGAGCATAAGAGATTCCTGGATTTTCTGGAGAAACTGCGCAATAACCCGTCAACATTCCGCGTGACGGCAACACAGTCCCGCCAGCTCAAGAAATATTTCAAGAAAGAGTTTGTCCACAAGGAAACCGGGGAGATGATCGAGTCCGGCAAACTGCTGGGCATGCTGGATGAAGAAAAGCTTGAGGAACTAACGGCATACATGGGTTATTACCAGATTGTGACTTCGGAAACAGACATGGCCGATGAAGATGTTGTGGAGGCTTACCACGGGCTGACGCAGATCGAAGACCAGTTCAGGGAAATGAAAGGAACGCTGGCCACACGCCCAATATATGTCTCAACCAGGGAGCATATACAGGCGCATCTCCTGGTATGCATGATGGCATTGACAATGCTCCGCCTGATTCAGAAAAAAGTTTTATCTGCTACCCCTGGCGGAAATGCTGACAGCCTGTGGAGTTACGGCCTTTCTGGCAGACGTGTCCAGTCAGCCCTGCAAAAGTGGCAAATTGACAAACTGCCCGGAGACCTTTACCGATTCAATAACACAATGGATGATGACCTAAAGAAGATACTGTCTGCGTTCTCACTGGATATTGTCCCGAAGCTTTACACAAGAGGTGATTTACGAAAGATGAAGGCTGATATGGACCTTTGA
- the uvrA gene encoding excinuclease ABC subunit UvrA, with protein sequence MEEFIKIKGARAHNLKNINVDIPRDKLVVVTGLSGSGKSSLAFDTVYAEGQRRYVESLSSYARQFLGQMDKPDVDQIDGLSPAISIDQKTTSHNPRSTVGTVTEIYDYLRLLYARAGRPHCPKCGKPITQQSIDQMLDQLKELPERTKLLVMAQVVRGKKGEHKKILDHIRHEGYVRVRIDGEIFDVNEDIQLEKTKKHTIEVVIDRLVVREGMEMRLADSLETALKLGEGVAYVQVVDGDLLMFSENFACVDCGISLPEIAPRMFSFNSPYGACPVCTGLGSHMEFDEELVIPDPSLSVAGGVFAPLSKNSQSYSMCVMKAILEERGDSMDTPWRQLDDNTKDILLHGSGNERFRFHYTNMFGEYKEYNVPFEGVMPLLERRYHETDSEEMRESYENYMTEIPCQTCHGARLKPEVLAITIGEKNIAQYTDLTIREADEFLTEAEKDFTPREQKIARQILKEIHARLRFLLDVGLDYLTLSRAAGTLSGGEAQRIRLATQIGSGLTGVLYVLDEPSIGLHQRDNNRLLMTLKHLRDLGNTLLVVEHDEDTMRAADQIIDIGPGAGEHGGSIVAQGTAEEVEKVKESITGAYLSRRKFIPVPAKRRPGTGKFLEVVGAQENNLKNISVKFPLGTLTLVTGVSGSGKSTLVNEILYKGIASRLYHAKGKPGRHKRIKGLENIDKIIDIDQQPIGRTPRSNPATYTGVFDSIRQLYSQTAEAKMRGYKAGRFSFNVKGGRCEACRGDGILKIEMHFLPDVYVPCEICHGARYNRETLEVRYKGKTIADVLDMTIDEAVEFFQNVPKIARKLQVIKDVGLGYIKLGQSATTLSGGEAQRVKLATELSRRSTGRTLYILDEPTTGLHTADIDKLLLILHRLVEGGDTVVVIEHNLDVIKTADHIIDLGPEGGSGGGTIVAEGRPEEIVKVPESYTGKFLKPLLEEKL encoded by the coding sequence ATGGAAGAATTTATCAAAATCAAGGGCGCCCGCGCCCATAACCTTAAGAACATCAATGTGGATATCCCCCGGGACAAGCTGGTGGTGGTGACGGGGCTGTCGGGGTCTGGCAAGTCCTCTCTGGCTTTTGACACGGTATATGCCGAGGGGCAGCGCCGGTATGTGGAGTCCCTGTCCTCGTATGCCCGGCAGTTTTTAGGGCAGATGGACAAGCCGGACGTGGATCAGATAGATGGGCTTTCCCCAGCTATCTCCATCGACCAGAAAACTACCAGCCACAATCCCCGCTCCACTGTGGGTACGGTGACGGAGATTTACGACTACCTGCGCCTGCTTTACGCCAGGGCTGGGCGGCCCCATTGTCCCAAGTGCGGCAAGCCCATCACCCAGCAGTCCATTGACCAGATGCTGGACCAGCTCAAAGAGCTGCCAGAACGTACGAAGCTCCTGGTCATGGCCCAGGTGGTGCGGGGCAAGAAGGGGGAGCACAAGAAGATCCTCGACCACATCCGCCATGAAGGTTATGTGCGGGTGCGCATTGATGGGGAAATCTTTGATGTCAATGAAGATATCCAGCTGGAGAAGACAAAGAAACACACTATTGAGGTGGTCATTGACCGCCTGGTGGTGCGGGAAGGCATGGAAATGCGTCTGGCAGATTCCCTGGAAACAGCACTGAAGCTGGGGGAGGGGGTGGCCTATGTGCAGGTGGTGGACGGAGACCTCCTGATGTTCAGCGAGAATTTCGCCTGCGTGGACTGCGGCATCAGCCTGCCGGAAATTGCTCCCCGCATGTTTTCTTTCAACAGCCCTTATGGAGCCTGCCCTGTCTGTACTGGTCTGGGCAGTCACATGGAGTTTGACGAGGAGCTGGTGATACCTGACCCGAGTCTCTCCGTAGCTGGTGGGGTCTTTGCCCCTTTGTCCAAGAACAGCCAGTCCTACTCCATGTGTGTGATGAAAGCCATTCTGGAGGAGCGGGGAGACAGTATGGACACCCCTTGGCGGCAGCTGGATGACAATACCAAAGACATTCTTCTGCACGGCTCTGGGAATGAGCGGTTCCGCTTCCACTACACCAATATGTTTGGGGAGTACAAGGAATACAATGTGCCCTTTGAAGGGGTCATGCCTTTGCTGGAGCGCCGCTACCATGAGACGGATTCGGAGGAGATGCGGGAGTCCTATGAGAATTACATGACGGAGATTCCCTGCCAGACCTGCCACGGGGCCAGGCTGAAGCCTGAGGTGCTAGCCATCACCATTGGGGAGAAGAATATCGCCCAGTATACTGACCTGACTATCCGTGAGGCAGACGAATTCCTGACGGAGGCAGAGAAGGACTTCACACCAAGGGAGCAGAAGATTGCCCGGCAGATCCTGAAGGAAATCCATGCCCGGTTGAGGTTTTTGCTGGATGTGGGTCTTGATTACCTGACCCTTTCCCGGGCGGCAGGCACGCTCTCCGGCGGAGAGGCTCAGCGCATACGCTTGGCCACCCAGATAGGTTCCGGTCTTACCGGCGTGCTCTATGTGCTGGACGAGCCCAGCATCGGTCTGCATCAGCGGGACAACAACCGGCTGCTCATGACCCTCAAGCATTTGCGTGATCTGGGCAACACCCTGCTGGTGGTGGAGCATGACGAAGACACCATGAGAGCGGCAGACCAGATCATCGATATCGGCCCGGGGGCAGGCGAGCACGGCGGCAGCATCGTGGCCCAGGGCACGGCAGAAGAAGTGGAAAAGGTCAAAGAATCCATCACGGGGGCATACCTTTCCCGCCGCAAGTTCATTCCCGTGCCCGCCAAGAGGCGTCCCGGTACGGGCAAGTTCCTGGAAGTGGTGGGGGCACAGGAAAACAACCTCAAGAATATTTCCGTGAAATTCCCTCTGGGGACCCTGACTCTGGTGACGGGAGTCTCAGGCTCCGGCAAGTCAACTTTGGTGAACGAAATCCTCTACAAAGGGATTGCTTCCCGCCTTTACCATGCCAAAGGCAAGCCCGGCAGGCACAAGCGCATCAAGGGGCTGGAGAATATCGACAAGATCATAGATATCGATCAGCAGCCCATTGGCCGCACTCCACGCTCCAACCCTGCCACCTATACAGGTGTTTTTGACAGCATCCGCCAGCTTTACAGCCAGACGGCAGAGGCCAAGATGAGGGGGTACAAGGCGGGGCGTTTCAGCTTCAATGTGAAGGGGGGGCGCTGCGAGGCCTGCCGGGGGGACGGCATACTGAAAATCGAGATGCACTTCCTGCCGGATGTTTATGTGCCTTGCGAGATCTGCCATGGTGCCCGCTACAACCGGGAGACTCTGGAAGTGCGCTACAAAGGCAAGACCATTGCCGATGTGCTGGACATGACCATAGATGAAGCGGTGGAGTTCTTCCAGAATGTGCCCAAGATAGCCCGCAAGCTCCAGGTCATCAAGGATGTGGGGCTGGGCTACATCAAGCTGGGCCAGAGCGCCACCACCCTCTCCGGCGGCGAGGCTCAGCGGGTGAAGCTGGCCACGGAGCTTTCCCGCCGCAGCACGGGCCGTACTCTCTATATCCTGGACGAGCCCACCACAGGCCTTCATACGGCAGACATCGACAAGCTACTCCTCATCCTGCACCGTCTGGTGGAGGGAGGCGATACGGTGGTGGTTATCGAGCATAACCTGGATGTCATCAAGACCGCCGACCACATCATCGACCTGGGCCCCGAAGGGGGCAGCGGGGGCGGCACCATCGTGGCAGAGGGTCGCCCGGAGGAAATCGTGAAGGTGCCGGAGTCCTATACAGGCAAATTCCTGAAGCCCTTGTTGGAAGAAAAGCTGTAA
- the uvrB gene encoding excinuclease ABC subunit UvrB, which translates to MAMVPKLNTMQFAEEKPFKVVAPFEPMGDQPQAIADLAAGIENGQEAQVLLGATGTGKTYTIAKVIEKVQKPTLVIAHNKTLAAQLASEFKSFFPENYVGYFVSYYDYYQPEAYIASTDTYIEKDSSINDEIDELRHSATCSLFERRDVIIVASVSCIYGLGSPESYHEMVLSLHKGQEVDRDDILRKLVNIRYERNDIAFERGQFRVRGDVIEVFPAGYNNRAVRIEMFGDEVDRMVEFDVVTGEVYGERTHSMIFPASHYVTEDEELKRAMADIRAELDEQLTEMREQGKLLEAQRLEQRTNYDLEMMQEMGYCSGIENYSRHLTGRKAGDAPYTLLDYFPEDFLIVIDESHVTLPQVHAMYAGDRSRKVSLVENGFRLPSAFDNRPLTFEEFSARINQIIYVSATPGKYEQEQAQQTAQQIIRPTGLLDPEIEVRPLEGQIDDLLAEIKLRIERDERVLVTTLTKKMAENLTDYFKEIGIKVRYLHSDIATIERAEIIHDLRAGEFDVLVGINLLREGLDMPEVSLIAILDADKEGFLRSDTSLIQIIGRAARNANGRVIMYADRITDSMQRAIEETERRREIQQAYNKEHGIVPKTIKKPIKPLIETTLVAETMASYTTNGDKKPKKKLTKKDKENLVKTLLKEMQQASRAMEFERAAELRDMILELDGTLPKAR; encoded by the coding sequence ATGGCTATGGTGCCGAAACTTAATACCATGCAGTTTGCGGAAGAGAAGCCCTTCAAGGTAGTGGCCCCTTTCGAGCCCATGGGTGACCAGCCCCAGGCCATTGCGGATCTGGCTGCCGGCATCGAGAACGGCCAGGAGGCCCAGGTGCTTTTGGGGGCCACGGGCACGGGCAAGACTTACACCATCGCCAAGGTCATAGAGAAGGTGCAGAAGCCCACTCTGGTCATCGCTCACAACAAGACGCTGGCAGCCCAGCTGGCCAGCGAATTCAAGAGCTTTTTTCCGGAGAACTATGTGGGTTATTTCGTCAGCTACTATGATTACTATCAGCCGGAAGCCTATATCGCTTCGACTGATACATATATCGAGAAAGATTCATCTATCAACGACGAGATAGATGAACTGCGCCACTCTGCCACCTGCTCCCTGTTCGAGCGACGGGATGTGATCATCGTGGCCTCCGTGTCCTGCATCTATGGCCTGGGTTCCCCAGAAAGCTACCATGAGATGGTGCTGTCCCTGCACAAAGGGCAGGAAGTGGACAGGGACGATATACTTAGGAAACTGGTGAATATCCGTTACGAACGCAATGATATAGCTTTTGAACGTGGGCAATTCCGAGTTCGCGGAGATGTCATTGAGGTTTTTCCCGCAGGCTACAACAATCGGGCTGTGCGCATCGAGATGTTCGGGGATGAAGTGGACAGAATGGTGGAGTTCGATGTGGTGACGGGAGAGGTCTATGGCGAACGCACCCATTCCATGATTTTCCCCGCTTCCCACTATGTCACTGAAGACGAAGAACTGAAGCGGGCTATGGCGGATATCCGGGCAGAGTTGGACGAGCAGCTGACAGAAATGCGGGAGCAGGGTAAACTCCTGGAGGCCCAACGGTTGGAGCAGCGCACCAATTACGACCTGGAAATGATGCAGGAAATGGGCTATTGCTCAGGTATCGAGAACTACTCCCGCCATCTGACAGGCCGCAAGGCGGGGGATGCTCCCTATACCTTGCTGGACTACTTCCCGGAGGATTTCCTCATTGTCATAGATGAGTCCCATGTGACCCTGCCCCAGGTACACGCCATGTATGCCGGGGACAGGAGCCGCAAGGTGTCGCTGGTGGAAAACGGCTTCCGCCTGCCTTCGGCCTTTGACAACCGGCCCCTGACCTTCGAGGAATTCTCTGCCCGCATCAACCAGATTATCTATGTTTCCGCTACTCCGGGCAAGTATGAGCAGGAGCAGGCCCAGCAGACGGCCCAGCAGATTATCCGCCCCACGGGGCTATTGGACCCGGAAATCGAAGTGCGGCCTCTGGAAGGGCAGATTGATGATCTGCTGGCAGAAATCAAATTGCGCATAGAACGGGATGAGAGGGTGCTGGTCACTACTCTTACCAAGAAGATGGCGGAGAATCTCACGGATTATTTCAAGGAAATCGGCATCAAGGTTCGTTACCTGCATTCGGACATTGCCACTATTGAGAGGGCGGAGATTATACATGACCTGCGGGCCGGGGAGTTTGATGTGCTGGTGGGCATCAACCTGCTGCGTGAGGGCCTGGATATGCCGGAGGTGTCCCTGATAGCCATTCTGGACGCAGACAAAGAAGGCTTTCTGCGCTCTGATACCTCACTGATCCAGATTATCGGCCGTGCGGCGAGAAATGCCAACGGACGGGTCATCATGTACGCTGACAGGATCACGGACTCCATGCAGCGGGCCATAGAGGAGACAGAGCGCCGCCGGGAAATACAGCAGGCCTATAACAAGGAGCACGGCATCGTGCCCAAGACCATCAAGAAACCCATCAAGCCCCTGATAGAAACCACCCTGGTGGCAGAAACTATGGCTTCCTATACCACAAATGGCGACAAGAAGCCCAAGAAGAAGCTCACCAAGAAGGACAAGGAAAATCTGGTGAAGACCCTGCTGAAGGAAATGCAGCAGGCTTCCCGGGCCATGGAATTCGAACGGGCCGCAGAGCTGCGGGATATGATACTGGAACTGGACGGCACTTTGCCCAAAGCAAGATGA